Proteins encoded in a region of the Carassius gibelio isolate Cgi1373 ecotype wild population from Czech Republic chromosome B5, carGib1.2-hapl.c, whole genome shotgun sequence genome:
- the LOC127958160 gene encoding voltage-gated potassium channel subunit beta-2-like isoform X2 — protein sequence MQVSFVCTDHRAVSRSTEDRLNRQNTNSPSLGTKSKFRTVAMVARSLGQLSVQSMPSSGDHCLRTGMKYRNLGKSGLRVSCLGLGTWVTFGGQITDEVAEQLLTLAYENGINLFDTAEVYAAGKAEMVLGSIIKKKGWRRSSLVITTKIYWGGKAETERGLSRKHIIEGLRASLERLQLEYVDVVFANRPDPNTPMEETVRAMTHVINQGMAMYWGTSRWSSMEIMEAYSVARQFNLIPPVCEQAEYHMFQREKVEVQLPELFHKIGVGAMTWSPLACGIISGKYDSGVPPYSRASLKGYQWLKDKILSEEGRRQQAKLKELQAIAERLGCTLPQLAIAWCLRNEGVSCVLLGASSTEQLMENIGAIQVLPKLSSSIIHEVDSILGNKPYSKKDYRS from the exons ATGCAGGTGTCTTTTGTGTGCACGGACCACCGAGCTGTCAGCCGCAGCACAGAGGACCGACTGAACAGACAGAACACCAACAGCCCGAGTTTGGGGACAAAAAGCAAGTTTCGCACTGTGGCGATGGTGGCCCGCAGCCTGGGCCAGCTGTCTGTGCAGAGCATGCCTTCCTCGGGTGACCATTGCTTGAGAACTGGCATGAAATATAG gaACCTTGGGAAATCTGGCTTACGGGTATCATGTCTAGGGCTGG GCACATGGGTGACGTTTGGTGGTCAAATAACGGATGAG GTAGCTGAGCAGCTGTTGACGCTGGCGTATGAGAACGGTATCAATCTGTTTGACACAGCCGAGGTGTATGCAGCAGGGAA GGCTGAAATGGTTCTCGGCAGTATCATCAAGAAGAAAGGATGGAG ACGTTCCAGTTTGGTCATCACCACCAAGATATACTGGGGTGGAAA agcaGAAACTGAGAGAGGCTTGTCCAGAAAGCACATAATAGAAG GTCTAAGGGCATCGCTGGAGAGACTTCAGTTAGAGTATGTGGACGTGGTGTTTGCTAACAGACCTGACCCCAACACGCCAATGGAAG AGACGGTGCGAGCGATGACCCATGTGATTAACCAGGGAATGGCCATGTATTGGGGCACGTCCCGCTGGAGCTCCATGGAGATTATG gAGGCCTACTCTGTGGCGCGACAGTTTAACTTGATCCCACCTGTCTGTGAGCAGGCCGAATATCACATGTTTCAGAGAGAAAAAGTGGAAGTACAGTTGCCTGAACTCTTCCATAAAatag GTGTGGGAGCCATGACGTGGTCTCCGCTGGCCTGTGGAATCATCTCAGGGAAGTATGACAGCGGTGTGCCTCCTTATTCCAGAGCCTCTCTCAAG GGCTACCAGTGGTTGAAGGACAAGATCCTGAGTGAGGAAGGCCGCCGTCAGCAGGCGAAGCTGAAAGAGTTGCAGGCCATTGCGGAGCGGCTGGGCTGCACGCTGCCCCAGCTGGCCATCG CGTGGTGTCTGAGGAATGAGGGGGTGAGCTGTGTGCTGCTGGGGGCCTCCAGCactgagcagctgatggagaACATAGGAGCCATTCAG GTTCTTCCAAAATTATCATCATCAATTATACATGAAGTGGACAGTATCCTGGGCAACAAGCCCTACAGTAAAAAGGACTACCGGTCTTAA
- the LOC127958160 gene encoding voltage-gated potassium channel subunit beta-2-like isoform X1, whose protein sequence is MQVSFVCTDHRAVSRSTEDRLNRQNTNSPSLGTKSKFRTVAMVARSLGQLSVQSMPSSGDHCLRTGMKYRNLGKSGLRVSCLGLGTWVTFGGQITDEVAEQLLTLAYENGINLFDTAEVYAAGKAEMVLGSIIKKKGWRRSSLVITTKIYWGGKAETERGLSRKHIIEGLRASLERLQLEYVDVVFANRPDPNTPMEGDPFNTSKSRTFIIEETVRAMTHVINQGMAMYWGTSRWSSMEIMEAYSVARQFNLIPPVCEQAEYHMFQREKVEVQLPELFHKIGVGAMTWSPLACGIISGKYDSGVPPYSRASLKGYQWLKDKILSEEGRRQQAKLKELQAIAERLGCTLPQLAIAWCLRNEGVSCVLLGASSTEQLMENIGAIQVLPKLSSSIIHEVDSILGNKPYSKKDYRS, encoded by the exons ATGCAGGTGTCTTTTGTGTGCACGGACCACCGAGCTGTCAGCCGCAGCACAGAGGACCGACTGAACAGACAGAACACCAACAGCCCGAGTTTGGGGACAAAAAGCAAGTTTCGCACTGTGGCGATGGTGGCCCGCAGCCTGGGCCAGCTGTCTGTGCAGAGCATGCCTTCCTCGGGTGACCATTGCTTGAGAACTGGCATGAAATATAG gaACCTTGGGAAATCTGGCTTACGGGTATCATGTCTAGGGCTGG GCACATGGGTGACGTTTGGTGGTCAAATAACGGATGAG GTAGCTGAGCAGCTGTTGACGCTGGCGTATGAGAACGGTATCAATCTGTTTGACACAGCCGAGGTGTATGCAGCAGGGAA GGCTGAAATGGTTCTCGGCAGTATCATCAAGAAGAAAGGATGGAG ACGTTCCAGTTTGGTCATCACCACCAAGATATACTGGGGTGGAAA agcaGAAACTGAGAGAGGCTTGTCCAGAAAGCACATAATAGAAG GTCTAAGGGCATCGCTGGAGAGACTTCAGTTAGAGTATGTGGACGTGGTGTTTGCTAACAGACCTGACCCCAACACGCCAATGGAAG GAGATCCATTTAACACTTCAAAATCAAGAACATTCATCATAGAAG AGACGGTGCGAGCGATGACCCATGTGATTAACCAGGGAATGGCCATGTATTGGGGCACGTCCCGCTGGAGCTCCATGGAGATTATG gAGGCCTACTCTGTGGCGCGACAGTTTAACTTGATCCCACCTGTCTGTGAGCAGGCCGAATATCACATGTTTCAGAGAGAAAAAGTGGAAGTACAGTTGCCTGAACTCTTCCATAAAatag GTGTGGGAGCCATGACGTGGTCTCCGCTGGCCTGTGGAATCATCTCAGGGAAGTATGACAGCGGTGTGCCTCCTTATTCCAGAGCCTCTCTCAAG GGCTACCAGTGGTTGAAGGACAAGATCCTGAGTGAGGAAGGCCGCCGTCAGCAGGCGAAGCTGAAAGAGTTGCAGGCCATTGCGGAGCGGCTGGGCTGCACGCTGCCCCAGCTGGCCATCG CGTGGTGTCTGAGGAATGAGGGGGTGAGCTGTGTGCTGCTGGGGGCCTCCAGCactgagcagctgatggagaACATAGGAGCCATTCAG GTTCTTCCAAAATTATCATCATCAATTATACATGAAGTGGACAGTATCCTGGGCAACAAGCCCTACAGTAAAAAGGACTACCGGTCTTAA